From a single Lates calcarifer isolate ASB-BC8 linkage group LG12, TLL_Latcal_v3, whole genome shotgun sequence genomic region:
- the LOC108901456 gene encoding odorant receptor 131-2-like: MNSTGRLDGLNDAFSKHFITFGLGVIINCINGAFVYTYCKSEVLYRDPRYVLYIHLVINDMIMLTLSVALHFFTYTIPLTFAPCCILLLILVATTKNSPLNLAGMAVERYIAVCRPLHHAQICTVQRAYALIALIWVVSLIPGLTDIMVVLDTQPLSVFSRIVICYPTYLYNTPYHKAQSVAVQVKFYWRLATTTWCIAATNWYRALLFSFVVLTLIITYLKVLCAAQAASGSDQASARNARNTILLHGVQLLICTLSFISPLINTISLSIWPQGRRFILFTTYLLTELIPRLLSPLIYGVRDKKFSSLIRLHVFFKYSNSIENKMNLVAPWRRSKQVLQ; encoded by the exons ATGAACTCAACCGGACGTCTGGACGGCCTGAATGACGCTTTCTCAAAGCACTTCATCACCTTTGGTCTTGGCGTCATCATCAACTGCATCAATGGAGCTTTTGTCTACACCTACTGTAAGAGTGAAGTTTTATACCGAGACCCCAG gtATGTGCTGTACATCCATCTGGTGATCAATGACATGATCATGCTGACATTGTCTGTGGCGCTGCACTTCTTTACCTACACCATCCCCCTGACCTTCGCTCCCTGCTGCATCTTACTGCTCATCTTAGTCGCTACCACCaa GAACAGCCCTCTGAACCTGGCCGGAATGGCAGTCGAGCGTTACATTGCTGTCTGCCGACCTCTTCATCACGCCCAGATCTGCACTGTCCAGCGAGCCTATGCTCTGATTGCACTCATCTGGGTCGTCTCCCTCATCCCCGGCCTCACAGATATCATGGTCGTCCTCGacactcagcctctctctgtatTCTCAAGGATTGTCATCTGTTACCCTACATATCTCTACAACACACCGTACCACAAGGCTCAAAGTGTGGCTGTTCAGGTGAAAT TTTATTGGCGGTTGGCAACAACAACTTGGTGCATTGCTGCCACCAACTGGTACAGA GCccttctgttttcatttgtcgtCCTGACTTTAATCATCACCTACCTGAAGGTCCTCTGTGCTGCCCAGGCAGCTTCTGGTTCTGACCAGGCCTCCGCCAGAAACGCCCGCAACACTATCCTGCTGCACGGAGTCCAGCTCCTCATCTGCACCCTGTCATTCATCTCTCCCCTCATCAACACCATTTCACTTTCCATTTGGCCCCAGGGCAGAAGATTTATCCTCTTTACCACCTATCTGCTCACTGAACTGATTCCTCGTCTGCTCAGTCCACTCATCTACGGCGTCAGAGACAAGAAGTTCAGCAGCCTCATCAGGCTGCATGTCTTCTTTAAATACTCCAACTCTATAGAAAATAAGATGAACCTGGTAGCACCCTGGAGAAGGTCCAAACAGGTGCTACAGTGA
- the LOC108901457 gene encoding odorant receptor 131-2-like codes for MNSTGRLDSLNEAFSRNFITFVFGVIINCIDGTFVYTYFKSEVLCRDPRYVLYIHLVINDMIVLTFSVALHIFTYTIPLTFAPCCIILFILVTTTKNSPLNLAGMAVERYIAVCRPLHHAQICTVQRAYALIALIWVVSLIPGLTDIMVVLATQPLSVFSRIVICYPTYLYNTPYHNAQSVAVQVLLFSFVVLTLIITYLKVLCAAQAASGSDQASARNARNTILLHGVQLLICTLSFISPLINLISLSIWPQNRRFILFTTYLLTELIPRLLSPLIYGVRDKKFSSLIRLHFCFKNCTSIENKMNLVAPGEGPNRCYSEWPSKTDL; via the exons ATGAACTCAACCGGACGTCTGGACAGCCTGAATGAGGCTTTCTCCAGGAACTTCATCACCTTTGTTTTCGGTGTCATCATCAACTGCATTGATGGAACCTTTGTCTACACCTACTTTAAGAGTGAAGTCTTATGCCGAGACCCCAG gtATGTGCTGTACATCCATCTGGTGATCAACGACATGATCGTGCTGACGTTTTCTGTGGCGCTGCACATCTTTACCTACACCATCCCCCTGACCTTCGCTCCCTGCTGTATCATACTGTTCATCTTAGTCACTACCACCaa GAACAGCCCTCTGAACCTGGCCGGAATGGCAGTCGAGCGTTACATTGCTGTCTGCCGACCTCTTCATCACGCCCAGATCTGCACTGTCCAGCGAGCCTATGCTCTGATTGCACTCATCTGGGTCGTCTCCCTCATCCCCGGCCTCACAGATATCATGGTCGTCCTCGccactcagcctctctctgtatTCTCAAGGATTGTCATCTGTTACCCTACATATCTGTACAACACACCGTACCACAACGCTCAAAGTGTGGCTGTTCAG GtccttctgttttcatttgtcgtCCTGACTTTAATCATCACCTACTTGAAGGTCCTCTGTGCTGCCCAGGCAGCTTCTGGTTCTGACCAGGCCTCCGCCAGAAACGCCCGCAACACTATCCTGCTGCACGGAGTCCAGCTCCTCATCTGCACCCTGTCATTCATCTCTCCCCTCATCAACCTCATTTCACTTTCCATTTGGCCCCAGAACCGAAGATTTATCCTCTTCACCACCTATCTGCTCACTGAACTGATTCCTCGTCTGCTCAGTCCACTCATCTACGGTGTCAGAGACAAGAAGTTCAGCAGCCTCATCAGGCTGCACTTCTGCTTTAAAAACTGCACCTCTATAGAAAATAAGATGAACCTGGTAGCACCTGGAGAAGGTCCAAACAGGTGCTACAGTGAATGGCCTTCAAAGACTGATTTGTAA
- the LOC108901459 gene encoding odorant receptor 131-2-like codes for MNSTGRLDGLNDAFSKNFIAFVLGVIINCINGAFVYTYFKNEVLYRDPRYVLYIHLVINDMIMLTFSVALHIFTYTIPLTFAPCCIILLILLTTTKNSPLNLAGMAVERYIAVCRPLHHAQICTVQRAYALIALTWVVSFIPGLTDIMIVLATQPLSIFSRIIFCFPSYLYNTPYHNAQSVTVQVKC; via the exons ATGAACTCAACCGGACGTCTGGACGGCCTGAATGACGCtttctcaaagaacttcatcgCCTTTGTTCTTGGCGTCATCATCAACTGTATCAATGGAGCTTTTGTCTACACCTACTTTAAGAATGAAGTCTTATACCGAGACCCCAG gtATGTGCTGTACATCCATCTGGTGATCAACGACATGATCATGCTAACGTTTTCTGTGGCGCTGCACATCTTTACCTACACCATCCCTCTGACGTTTGCTCCCTGCTGCATTATACTGCTCATCTTACTCACTACCACcaa GAACAGCCCTCTGAACCTGGCCGGAATGGCAGTCGAGCGTTACATTGCTGTCTGCCGACCTCTTCATCACGCCCAGATCTGCACTGTCCAGCGAGCCTATGCTCTGATTGCACTCACCTGGGTCGTCTCCTTCATACCCGGCCTCACAGATATCATGATCGTCCTCGCCACTCAGCCTCTCTCTATATTCTCAAGGATTATCTTCTGTTTCCCTTCATATCTGTACAACACACCGTACCACAATGCTCAAAGTGTGACTGTTCAGGTGAAATGTTGA
- the LOC108901461 gene encoding odorant receptor 131-2-like, translating to MNSTGRLDGLNDAFSKNFITFVFGIIINCINGTFVYTYFKSEVLHQDPRYVLYIHLVINDMIMLTFSVVLHIFTYTIPLTFAPCCIILLILVTTTKNSPLNLAGMAVERYIAVCRPLHHAQICTVQRAYALIALIWVVSLIPALTDIMVVLATQPLSVLSRIVICYPSYLYNTPYHKAQSVAVQVLLFSFVVLTLIITYLKVLCAAQAASGSDQASARNAHNTILLHGVQLLICTLSFISPLINLILLATLPQDRTNILFVNFLFTNVLPRLLSPLIYGVRDKKFSSLIRLHFCCKYCNSIENKVNLVGLRRRSKQR from the exons ATGAACTCAACCGGACGTCTGGACGGCCTGAATGACGCtttctcaaagaacttcatcaCCTTTGTTTTTGGCATCATCATCAACTGTATCAATGGAACTTTTGTCTACACCTACTTTAAGAGTGAAGTTTTACACCAAGACCCCAG gtATGTGCTGTACATCCATCTGGTGATCAACGACATGATCATGCTAACGTTTTCTGTGGTGCTGCACATCTTTACCTACACCATCCCCCTGACCTTCGCTCCCTGCTGCATCATACTGCTCATCTTAGTCACTACCACTaa GAACAGCCCTCTGAACCTGGCCGGCATGGCAGTCGAGCGTTACATTGCAGTCTGCCGACCTCTTCATCACGCCCAGATCTGCACTGTCCAGCGAGCCTATGCTCTGATTGCACTCATCTGGGTCGTCTCCCTCATCCCCGCCCTCACAGATATCATGGTCGTCCTCGccactcagcctctctctgtatTATCAAGGATTGTCATCTGTTACCCGTCATATCTGTACAACACACCGTACCACAAGGCTCAAAGTGTGGCTGTTCAG GtccttctgttttcatttgtcgtCCTGACTTTAATCATCACCTACCTGAAGGTCCTCTGTGCTGCCCAGGCAGCTTCTGGTTCTGACCAGGCCTCCGCCAGAAACGCCCACAACACTATCCTGCTGCACGGAGTCCAGCTCCTCATCTGCACCCTGTCATTCATCTCTCCCCTCATCAACCTCATTTTACTTGCCACTTTGCCCCAGGACCGCACCAACATCCTCTTCGTCAATTTTCTGTTCACCAATGTGCTCCCACGTCTGCTCAGTCCACTCATCTACGGCGTCAGAGACAAGAAGTTCAGCAGCCTCATCAGGCTGCACTTctgctgtaaatactgtaaCTCTATAGAAAATAAGGTGAACCTGGTGGGACTCAGAAGAAGGTCCAAACAGAGGTGA